The proteins below are encoded in one region of Portunus trituberculatus isolate SZX2019 chromosome 17, ASM1759143v1, whole genome shotgun sequence:
- the LOC123504851 gene encoding uncharacterized protein YMR196W-like — MTSQADEREVAEERRLREDRERIANWKRWGPYLSERQWGTVREDYSPNGDCWDYFPHDHARSRAYRWGEDGLAGVCDRQGRLCFSLALWNTRDAILKERLFGLTGPQGNHGEDVKELYYYLDATPTHSYLRYLYKYPQQIFPYRDIEHTAAARTVHDPEYELEDTGVLATGYWDVEVEYAKASPNNLLVEVTVTNRGLKEDTLHVLPTLWYRNTWVWGCTHEGCGLKPKLEAVGATRVRGWHESLGNYLWAVDESGGKAPLLFTENETNTQKLFGVDNYTPYVKDAFHRYLIDGEKSAVNPKSRGTKVCSHHVVTLLPGASTTLRSRLWQANEPPLDQETHTESSVFGEAFTAIMKQRKKEADVFYSRALSPRLNAEQQLVARQAMAGLVWTKQFYHYIVKDWLGGDQHQPPPPESRRSGRNSDWGHLYNRDIISMPDKWEYPWYASWDLAFHVVAMAIVDTDFAKDQLLLFLREWYMHPNGQIPAYEFALGDVNPPVHAWAVMNVFRGSAPRGSRDTAFLARAFNKLSLNFTWWVNRKDPDGRNLFGGGFLGLDNIGVFDRSRPLPVAGQLEQADGTAWMAFFCVTMLDMALVLAEKDPVYEDMASKYFEHFILIVDAINSSGQGRGLWDDEDGFYYDYIRKPDGSSMPLKIRSLVGLVPLFAVLVLVREEVKALPGFYKRASWLIQNRPDLASRVTFMNEGGSDRMLLAVPTKVQLLSLLRYLLDESEFLSPHGIRSLSKVHQNSPFVLDIEGERHEVSYVPGESNTYLFGGNSNWRGPIWLPMNFLILTSLKRYYFFYGKGLQVECPTGSGNLMNLEEVSVFLARRLVSLFLPGPDGARPCHGASKQYRDDPAWRDLLLFHEFFHGESGRGCGASHQTGWTALVANCLNITLGYSHAGLGRYSHKD, encoded by the exons ATGACGAGCCAAGCAGATGAGAGGGAGGTAGCAGAGGAGAGACGCCTGCGAGAGGATAGAGAACGCATTGCCAACTGGAAGCGGTGGGGCCCTTACCTCAGCGAGCGACAGTGGGGCACCGTGCGGGAGGACTATTCCCCTAACGGAGACTG CTGGGACTATTTTCCGCATGACCACGCCAGGTCACGGGCTTACCGATGGGGCGAAGACGGACTGGCGGGCGTGTGTGATCGTCAGGGTCGTCTGTGCTTCAGCCTGGCACTCTGGAACACTCGCGACGCCATCTTGAAAGAGCGGCTCTTCGGTCTAACGGGaccccag GGTAACCATGGCGAGGACGTCAAGGAGCTATACTATTACCTGGacgccacacccacacactcatacCTGCGTTACCTGTACAAGTACCCGCAGCAGATCTTCCCCTACCGCGACATAGAGCACACCGCCGCGGCCAGGACGGTGCACGACCCTGAGTACGAGCTGGAGGATACCG GAGTTCTGGCCACTGGGTACTGGGACGTGGAGGTGGAGTACGCCAAGGCCTCCCCAAACAATCTGCTGGTGGAGGTCACCGTCACCAATAGAGGCCTCAAAGAAGACACGCTTCACGTCTTGCCTACGCTATG GTACCGCAACACGTGGGTGTGGGGCTGCACACACGAGGGCTGCGGTCTCAAGCCCAAGCTGGAAGCTGTGGGCGCCACTCGAGTGAGGGGATGGCACGAGTCACTAGGAAATTACCTGTGGGCTGTAGATGAG AGCGGAGGAAAGGCACCACTGCTCTTCACGGAGAACGAGACCAACACCCAGAAACTGTTTGGGGTGGACAACTACACACCGTACGTCAAGGACGCTTTCCATCGCTACCTCATTGATG GAGAGAAGTCGGCAGTGAACCCAAAGTCACGAGGCACCAAAGTGTGCTCCCACCACGTGGTTACTTTGCTCCCCGGAGCTTCCACCACCCTACGGTCAAGGTTGTGGCAGGCTAACGAACCTCCGCTTGATCAGGAAACGCACACTGAGTCATCAGTCTTCGGCGAAGCCTTTACCGCCATTATgaagcagagaaagaaggaggcggATGTTTTCTATAGCAGG GCGTTGAGTCCTCGTCTTAACGCAGAACAGCAGCTGGTGGCCCGCCAGGCGATGGCTGGCCTGGTGTGGACCAAGCAGTTCTACCACTACATAgtgaaagactggctgggaggCGACCA GCaccagccgccaccaccagagTCCCGCCGCTCAGGAAGAAACAGTGACTGGGGTCACCTGTACAACCGTGACATCATCTCCATGCCAGACAAGTGGGAGTACCCGTGG TACGCGTCGTGGGACCTCGCCTTCCATGTGGTCGCCATGGCCATCGTGGACACTGACTTCGCAAAAGATCAGCTGCTGCTCTTCCTTCGCGAGTGGTACATGCACCCCAACGGCCAGATACCAG CCTACGAATTTGCGCTGGGAGACGTGAACCCGCCCGTGCATGCGTGGGCTGTGATGAACGTGTTCCGCGGCAGTGCTCCGCGGGGCAGCAGGGACACTGCCTTCCTTGCCCGTGCCTTCAACAAGCTCTCTCTTAATTTCACGTG GTGGGTGAACAGAAAGGATCCTGACGGCAGGAATCTGTTCGGCGGAGGCTTTCTTGGTCTTGACAACATCGGAGTATTTGACAGGTCGCGGCCTCTCCCTGTGGCGGGGCAGCTGGAACAG GCTGACGGCACGGCGTGGATGGCCTTCTTCTGCGTCACGATGCTGGACATGGCGCTGGTGCTGGCAGAGAAGGACCCAGTGTACGAGGACATGGCGTCTAAATACTTCGAGCATTTCATCCTCATCGTGGACGCCATTAACTCCTCGGGGCAAGGGCGTGGTCTGTGGGACGACGAGGACGGTTTCTACTACGACTACATCAGGAAGCCAGACGGGTCCTCCATGCCCCTGAAG ATTCGCTCTCTGGTTGGTTTGGTGCCGTTGTTCgctgtgctggtgctggtgcggGAAGAGGTGAAAGCTTTGCCTGGTTTCTACAAGAGGGCGAGTTGGCTCATTCAAAACCGCCCTGACCTCGCCTCTAGG GTGACATTTATGAACGAGGGTGGATCTGACAGAATGCTGCTCGCGGTGCCCACCAAGGTGCAGCTGCTGAGCCTCCTGCGTTACCTGCTGGATGAGAGCGAGTTTCTTTCCCCTCATGGCATCAGGTCCCTCTCCAAAGTCCACCAG AACTCACCTTTCGTGCTGGACATCGAGGGGGAGCGTCATGAGGTGTCCTACGTGCCAGGGGAATCCAACACATACCTATTTGGCGGCAATTCCAACTGGCGGGGCCCGATCTGGCTCCCCATGAACTTCCTCATCCTCACGTCTCTCAAGCG GTATTACTTCTTCTACGGCAAAGGACTGCAGGTGGAGTGTCCTACGGGCTCCGGTAACCTTATGAACTTGGAGGAAGTGTCTGTGTTCCTCGCCCGCCGCCTCGTGTCGCTCTTCCTGCCAGGCCCCGACGGTGCTCGCCCTTGTCACG